The proteins below are encoded in one region of Nitrosomonas ureae:
- a CDS encoding response regulator, with protein sequence MSAYPPILLVEDNPLDVDLTLRAFQRRKLANPILVARDGEEALAWIPRWESGETLPTVILLDLNMPRVDGLTVLRTLKSHPLLRRIPVVVLTTSKEDRDVQVAYDLGVNSYIVKPVGFDNFMDVAQQIELYWCVINELPK encoded by the coding sequence ATGAGCGCGTATCCACCGATTTTACTCGTTGAGGATAATCCACTTGATGTTGATCTGACATTACGAGCTTTTCAACGGCGTAAGCTGGCTAATCCCATTTTAGTAGCGCGCGATGGGGAAGAGGCACTTGCTTGGATACCGCGCTGGGAGTCGGGAGAAACTTTGCCGACGGTGATTCTGTTAGATCTCAATATGCCACGCGTAGATGGCCTGACGGTGCTGCGGACATTAAAATCACACCCGCTATTGCGCCGTATCCCAGTAGTTGTTCTTACCACTTCCAAAGAAGATCGCGATGTTCAAGTGGCTTATGATTTGGGTGTTAATTCGTATATTGTTAAGCCGGTAGGTTTTGATAATTTTATGGATGTGGCGCAGCAAATAGAGTTGTATTGGTGTGTTATCAATGAACTGCCGAAATAG